A genome region from Dreissena polymorpha isolate Duluth1 chromosome 16, UMN_Dpol_1.0, whole genome shotgun sequence includes the following:
- the LOC127862956 gene encoding uncharacterized protein LOC127862956, translated as MYTCHMVINVVQQWGLSEGQKEATLSCQAVTGSPNLVRVVFRIQKNGSPINTVYAFNAANGDTTLSANRINDCVRNGTVDPIEFIVNVDITSGSHSCGAAVTDHGTYKQLSLLFRAYASSDTILTADDASYSVACRSDQLDDSQITLGELNPSEQKYNITVQSPQIGAYLRLRNPDTLRPLSAVSVGEKVILSVEFTPSLDMGK; from the exons TGGGGTCTCTCAGAAGGACAAAAGGAAG CCACCCTGTCCTGCCAGGCGGTCACAGGGAGCCCAAATTTGGTACGAGTCGTATTTAGAATTCAAAAGAACGGATCTCCAATTAACACAG TATACGCCTTCAACGCTGCAAATGGTGACACGACGCTCTCGGCAAATCGTATCAACGACTGCGTGAGAAACGGGACTGTGGACCCAATCGAGTTCATCGTGAATGTCGACATAACTTCTGGATCACACTCTTGTGGAGCCGCTGTG ACGGACCATGGTACCTACAAACAATTATCACTGCTATTTCGGGCATATGCGAGTTCGGACACAATCTTGACCGCTGATGATGCTTCTTATAGTGTCGCGTGCCGATCGGATCAACTAGACGACTCTCAAATAACGTTAGGGGAGTTGAATCCTAG TGAGCAGAAGTACAACATTACCGTTCAATCGCCGCAAATAGGGGCGTACCTACGATTGCGCAATCCGGATACGTTGCGACCACTGAGTGCCGTTAGTGTTGGGGAAAAGGTTATTCTTTCCGTGGAATTTACTCCTTCGCTGGATATGGgtaaataa
- the LOC127862509 gene encoding uncharacterized protein LOC127862509: MGNSADGKLSIDTLGIEIYTFDREVSVVVCNQETGSSGCYSALPVDVTGTEYYTVSMPWENETSAFMVIAQRDATQVNITIPSASGHVVDSFNAGSTFSVTLDKRRTVYVSQLVADENNAHVCGYRIVSSKPVSVISGNVNYETDHMVDQIPPVEKFGDHYVLAPAIPRDDTRSTKYIIQAINTGTTEVKFYTSSSPLNSTTYNISTAQNPPLILEVQSSSPGELTSDKPIFVTQVVANNLPKGVQHAMVVLPSIQQWSSTYVINSPMTSYSLGVVYHNSSNIYVSSQLIIPLIVKEVNGQGRYKFANIQIPPQQVLRILSCDSPCLFIAYTWSNLNDGAALVLPGTRYSNFDYCEPVGLRGDLMDNDCDGYIDEEIVDGVDNDKDGLIDEDAIGHAKENLAAVAIRPINCKVSGDSTFNVFQQITGSNGCIIPDQPFLPAKNFTPVTGSNIGNGTQTKILYSGVFEISMFIDKAQLFFMCDIGHYCLSALDTSCTTSICTPSKKRSVEDENLDNITVGVFVFPYNAQSSQWNISSGNTDTLSSLEVCIKNDAIILITTLPLALAALCCCLAVFVCMLYRKQLKRNASDAPKY; the protein is encoded by the exons ATGGGGAATTCGGCAG ATGGCAAGCTTTCAATAGACACCTTAGGTATAGAGATCTATACCTTCGACAGAGAAGTCTCCGTGGTGGTTTGCAATCAAGAAACGGGCTCTAGTGGCTGCTACTCTGCCTTGCCTGTTGATGTAACTGGTACAGAATACTATACCGTGTCCATGCCATGGGAAAACGAAACTTCAGCGTTCATGGTAATCGCACAAAGAGACGCCACTCAAGTTAATATTACGATCCCAAGCGCCAGTGGGCATGTAGTAGATTCATTTAACGCTGGGAGCACGTTTAGTGTTACGCTGGATAAACGAAGAACCGTTTATGTGTCACAACTCGTAGCTGATGAAAACAATGCCCATGTTTGTGGTTACCGTATTGTTTCGTCGAAACCAGTATCAGTGATATCAGGAAACGTGAACTATGAAACGGACCACATGGTGGACCAAATACCGCCGGTGGAAAAATTTGGTGATCATTACGTGCTCGCACCCGCCATTCCTAGGGATGACACAAGatcaacaaaatatatcatacaaGCCATTAACACAG GGACAACAGAAGTCAAGTTCTACACGTCCTCGTCACCTCTTAATTCAACTACGTACAACATTAGTACAGCCCAAAATCCACCGTTGATTCTCGAAGTACAGAGCTCATCCCCTGGCGAGTTAACATCCGATAAACCCATATTTGTTACGCAGGTCGTAGCAAACAATCTGCCTAAAG GTGTCCAACACGCTATGGTCGTTTTACCTTCAATACAGCAATGGTCATCGACATACGTAATCAATTCGCCAATGACATCTTACAGCTTGGGTGTAGTTTACCATAACAGTTCAAACATCTACGTATCCTCGCAGTTAATTATCCCTCTCATTGTTAAAGAGGTGAACG GACAAGGTAGATACAAGTTCGCAAATATTCAAATACCACCTCAACAAGTGCTACGAATACTGTCCTGTGATAGTCCATGTCTGTTCATTGCGTATACATGGTCGAACCTCAATGACGGTGCTGCTTTGGTTTTACCGGGGACCCGATATTCAAACTTCGACTAT TGCGAGCCAGTTGGTCTTCGCGGTGATTTGATGGACAACGACTGCGATGGTTACATTGACGAAGAAATAGTGGATGGTGTGG ATAATGACAAAGATGGACTAATTGATGAAGACGCCATCGGTCATGCAAAAGAGAATCTGGCAGCTGTAGCCATCCGTCCCATCAACTGCAAAGTGTCAGGGGACAGCACCTTTAACGTGTTTCAACAAATAACAGGATCGAATGG TTGCATCATACCAGATCAGCCTTTTTTGCCAGCCAAAAACTTCACACCTGTGACGGGAAGCAACATTGGCAATGGTACTCAAACAAAGATTCTCTACAGCGGTGTTTTTGAAATCTCCATGTTCATTGATAAAGCCCAACTGTTCTTCATGTGTGATATTGGCCACTATTGTTTGAGTGCTTTGGATACATCGTGTACG ACATCCATATGTACACCTAGCAAGAAAAGGTCAGTTGAGGACGAGAACTTGGATAATATTACAGTTGGTGTTTTCGTATTTCCTTACAACGCCCAGTCATCGCAGTGGAACATCTCATCTG GAAACACAGACACGCTCTCGAGTTTGGAGGTCTGTATAAAGAATGATGCCATCATTTTGATCACGACCTTGCCTTTGGCGCTGGCGGCATTGTGTTGCTGTTTAGCCGTGTTCGTGTGTATGCTATACAGAAAACAATTAAAACGGAATGCAAGCGATGCACCGAAATACTGA